One Sphingomonas endolithica DNA segment encodes these proteins:
- the pth gene encoding aminoacyl-tRNA hydrolase, with product MQLWVGLGNPGTQYALNRHNVGFMVADTIADLYGFSPVKKQFQGWTQEGRVGTAKVLLLKPATFMNESGRSVGEALRFYKLGVDALTVFHDELDLAPFKVKVKTGGGTAGHNGLRSIDQHLGPDFRRVRLGIGHPGHKDRVHGYVLGNYAKAEMDPLADLLGAVAAEAPWLADGNEGRFMSDVATRLAA from the coding sequence ATGCAGCTTTGGGTCGGCCTGGGTAATCCCGGCACGCAATATGCGCTCAACCGGCACAATGTCGGTTTCATGGTCGCCGATACGATCGCCGACCTGTACGGGTTCTCGCCCGTCAAGAAACAGTTCCAGGGCTGGACGCAGGAAGGCCGCGTCGGCACGGCGAAGGTGCTGCTGCTGAAGCCCGCCACCTTCATGAACGAAAGCGGTCGCAGCGTCGGCGAAGCGCTGCGCTTCTACAAATTGGGCGTGGATGCCCTCACCGTGTTCCACGACGAGCTCGATCTCGCGCCGTTCAAGGTGAAGGTGAAGACCGGCGGCGGCACTGCCGGCCATAACGGCCTGCGCTCGATCGACCAGCATCTCGGGCCGGATTTCCGCCGCGTGCGCCTGGGCATCGGGCATCCCGGCCACAAGGACCGGGTCCATGGCTATGTGTTGGGCAATTATGCCAAAGCGGAGATGGATCCGCTCGCCGACCTGCTGGGCGCGGTGGCCGCCGAGGCGCCGTGGCTGGCGGACGGCAACGAAGGACGATTCATGAGCGACGTGGCAACAAGGCTGGCAGCATGA
- a CDS encoding TraB/GumN family protein → MRDGDTDIWLLGTIHALPPGVRWATPAVTRAIDGADLLVTEIPAADPRHAAAMFQDSAAVPGLPPLAARLPRTMGGALEKAVAASGVPAATLDGMRSWAAAVTIGAGPMRLAGASPEFGVEAGLAQRFAGRRRAAFETQAWQLGQFAALPEAAQRVMLARAVQDSGGYATTLAAWTRGDAAGLAASVDPGFHGAPIVRAVLLTRRNARWSGWIARRMAAPGRVLVAVGAGHLVGRDSVVAMLRARGLKVERVQ, encoded by the coding sequence GTGCGCGACGGCGATACCGATATCTGGCTGCTGGGCACAATCCATGCGCTGCCGCCCGGCGTGCGCTGGGCAACGCCCGCGGTCACGCGGGCGATCGACGGCGCCGATCTGCTGGTGACGGAAATCCCCGCCGCCGATCCGCGCCACGCGGCGGCGATGTTTCAAGACTCTGCCGCCGTGCCCGGCTTGCCGCCGCTTGCCGCGCGACTCCCGCGGACGATGGGCGGCGCGCTGGAAAAGGCAGTGGCGGCGTCCGGCGTTCCGGCCGCGACGCTCGACGGCATGCGGAGTTGGGCCGCGGCAGTGACGATCGGCGCCGGCCCCATGCGATTGGCCGGCGCTTCCCCCGAATTCGGGGTGGAAGCGGGGTTGGCGCAGCGCTTCGCGGGGCGGCGGCGGGCGGCGTTCGAGACACAGGCCTGGCAGCTCGGGCAGTTCGCCGCGCTGCCGGAAGCGGCGCAGCGCGTGATGCTGGCCCGCGCCGTGCAGGACAGTGGAGGCTATGCCACCACGCTAGCGGCATGGACCCGCGGCGATGCGGCAGGGTTGGCGGCGAGCGTCGACCCCGGTTTTCACGGCGCGCCGATCGTGCGCGCGGTGCTACTAACACGGCGCAACGCGCGCTGGTCGGGCTGGATCGCGCGGCGGATGGCGGCGCCGGGCCGCGTGCTGGTGGCGGTCGGCGCGGGGCATCTGGTCGGGCGCGACTCGGTGGTCGCGATGCTGCGCGCACGCGGGCTGAAGGTCGAGCGCGTTCAGTGA
- a CDS encoding type II secretion system F family protein: MGETAGPTILGVDVFMVATLLAGVAAFAVLLAVYAAMTVRDPMTKRVKALNERREQLKAGITASTKRRAKLVTKNETTDRMKALLSGMKVLQDSQVKAAQIKLMQAGIRSKEYAVAVIFGRLVLPIVFGALAIYLVYGTDMFPTYGPLKRYAIVAGTLILSYKAPDIFLKNKITKRSHAIRKGLPDALDLLVICAEAGLTVDAAFHRVARELGRAYPELGDEFTLTAIELGFLSERRQAFENLAMRVNLDAVKGVVTTMVQTEKYGTPLASALRVLSGEFRNERMMRAEEKAARLPAIMTVPLILFILPVLFVVILGPAACSISDAFKGM, translated from the coding sequence ATGGGCGAGACGGCCGGTCCGACGATCTTAGGGGTCGATGTTTTCATGGTGGCGACGTTGCTCGCCGGCGTTGCTGCGTTCGCGGTACTGCTGGCGGTCTACGCCGCAATGACCGTCCGCGACCCGATGACGAAGCGCGTGAAGGCGTTGAACGAGCGACGCGAGCAATTGAAGGCCGGCATTACGGCCTCCACCAAACGCCGCGCGAAGCTCGTCACCAAGAACGAGACGACCGATCGCATGAAGGCGCTGCTGTCGGGCATGAAAGTGCTGCAGGACAGCCAGGTCAAAGCCGCGCAGATTAAGCTGATGCAGGCAGGCATCCGGTCCAAGGAATATGCCGTCGCCGTCATCTTCGGGCGCCTTGTCCTGCCGATCGTGTTCGGAGCGCTGGCGATCTACCTCGTCTACGGCACCGACATGTTCCCCACTTATGGGCCGCTAAAGCGTTACGCGATCGTCGCCGGGACGCTGATCCTGTCCTACAAAGCGCCCGACATCTTTCTCAAGAACAAGATCACCAAAAGGTCGCACGCGATCCGCAAAGGTTTGCCCGATGCGCTCGACCTGCTGGTGATCTGCGCCGAGGCTGGCCTCACGGTGGATGCCGCCTTCCACCGCGTCGCCCGCGAACTCGGCCGCGCCTATCCCGAACTGGGCGATGAGTTCACGTTGACCGCTATCGAACTCGGCTTTCTGTCCGAACGGCGGCAGGCGTTCGAAAATCTCGCCATGCGGGTCAATCTGGATGCGGTCAAAGGCGTGGTCACGACGATGGTGCAGACCGAGAAATACGGCACGCCGCTTGCCTCGGCATTGCGCGTGCTGTCCGGCGAGTTCCGCAACGAGCGCATGATGCGCGCCGAGGAAAAAGCCGCCCGCCTGCCAGCGATCATGACCGTGCCGTTGATCCTGTTCATCCTGCCGGTGCTGTTCGTCGTCATCCTCGGACCGGCGGCTTGCTCGATCTCGGACGCGTTCAAGGGGATGTAA
- the glyS gene encoding glycine--tRNA ligase subunit beta, producing the protein MTDFLLELRSEETPARMQDKAREDLARLFAAELTKAGLSAPELVTYATPRRLVLIARDLPTETVAVSEETKGPKTSAPPQALEGFLRKTGLTRDQLVERDGVLFAVIDKPGRATADVLAQAIPAIVRAFPWPKSMRWGSSSTTTESPKWVRPLQGIVALLGEEIVPFEIAGVTSGAATVGHRFHHPGVITIGSASDYAEKLRACHVIVDHEERRQIIALGATMAARKAGLELIQDEGLLIENAGLTEWPVPLLGRFDEAFLDVPPEVIQLTARVNQKYFVCRDADGKLANAFVCTANIDAADGGQKIVEGNRKVLAARLSDAKFFYETDLRVPLDMQAEKLGQIVFHEKLGTLADKVDRVAKLARWLVEEGIIRAPANAGAQGDVALSDPGLLRSQEHLAAQAEHAARLAKADLVTGMVGEFPELQGLMGGYYAAAQGEDPAVAAAIRDHYKPVGQGDDVPTDPVTVAVSLADKLDTIVSFFSIGEKPTGSKDPFALRRAALGIIAIVKSNRCRVGVVFAAFHAIAPRLIAQQREIDRAPLLSALPAITELVSKSTAEHFMRGIIAAVEDMPDPRQLDFKMFEPALRASAEVRDFLLDRLEVSERQEGVRADIIRAAQIVDGNRGKEDDLVRLLARVHALQAFVGTPDGANLLAGYKRAANILKKEGVSSTPLPLGEGQGARAPRGEGDGEASPSPDLAALGHPLPEGEGISYTPEPAEADLIRALDMAAPQAASAVEDEDFEGAMAALATLRAPIDAFFEAVTVNDPEPAKRTARLALLARVRAAVHQVADFSKIEG; encoded by the coding sequence ATGACCGATTTCCTCCTCGAACTCCGTTCCGAAGAGACCCCCGCGCGCATGCAGGACAAGGCGCGCGAGGATCTCGCCCGCTTGTTCGCTGCCGAGCTGACCAAGGCCGGCCTGTCCGCGCCCGAACTCGTCACCTACGCCACGCCGCGCCGCCTGGTGCTGATCGCCCGCGATCTTCCCACGGAAACCGTCGCGGTCAGCGAAGAGACAAAGGGCCCCAAGACCAGCGCGCCACCGCAGGCGCTGGAAGGCTTTTTGCGCAAGACCGGCCTCACCCGCGATCAACTGGTCGAACGCGACGGCGTGCTGTTCGCCGTGATCGACAAGCCCGGCCGCGCCACCGCTGACGTGCTCGCGCAAGCCATCCCGGCGATCGTCCGCGCCTTCCCCTGGCCGAAATCGATGCGCTGGGGCAGCTCAAGCACCACCACCGAAAGCCCGAAATGGGTCCGCCCGCTGCAGGGCATCGTCGCCCTGCTCGGCGAGGAGATCGTGCCCTTTGAGATCGCCGGCGTGACCAGCGGCGCCGCGACGGTCGGCCATCGCTTCCATCATCCGGGCGTCATCACGATCGGCTCGGCATCCGATTATGCCGAGAAATTGCGCGCCTGCCACGTTATCGTCGATCACGAGGAACGCCGCCAGATCATCGCGCTCGGCGCGACGATGGCCGCGCGGAAGGCCGGGCTCGAACTGATCCAGGACGAGGGCCTGCTGATCGAGAATGCCGGCCTCACCGAATGGCCGGTGCCGCTGCTCGGCCGCTTCGACGAGGCGTTTCTCGATGTGCCGCCGGAAGTGATCCAGCTCACCGCGCGCGTGAACCAGAAGTATTTCGTCTGCCGTGATGCTGACGGCAAGTTGGCCAATGCGTTCGTCTGCACCGCCAATATCGATGCCGCAGACGGCGGGCAGAAGATCGTCGAGGGTAACCGCAAGGTGCTTGCCGCGCGGCTGTCGGACGCGAAGTTCTTCTACGAGACTGATCTCAGGGTGCCGCTCGACATGCAGGCCGAGAAGCTCGGGCAGATCGTGTTCCACGAAAAGCTTGGCACGCTTGCCGACAAAGTCGACCGCGTGGCGAAGCTGGCGAGATGGCTGGTGGAAGAGGGGATTATCCGTGCTCCTGCGAACGCAGGAGCCCAGGGTGATGTAGCGCTATCCGACCCTGGGCTCCTGCGTTCGCAGGAGCACTTGGCTGCGCAAGCCGAACACGCCGCCCGTCTCGCCAAGGCGGATCTCGTCACCGGCATGGTCGGCGAATTCCCTGAGCTGCAGGGCCTGATGGGCGGCTATTACGCGGCAGCGCAGGGCGAAGACCCCGCCGTCGCCGCCGCAATCCGCGATCATTACAAGCCGGTCGGGCAGGGCGACGACGTGCCGACCGATCCGGTCACGGTGGCGGTGTCGCTGGCGGACAAGCTGGATACTATCGTCAGTTTCTTCAGCATCGGCGAGAAACCTACTGGGTCGAAAGACCCATTCGCGTTACGTCGCGCCGCGCTGGGCATCATTGCTATCGTGAAGAGCAATAGGTGCAGGGTCGGAGTTGTGTTCGCCGCATTTCACGCAATCGCGCCTAGACTTATCGCTCAGCAAAGAGAGATTGATCGCGCTCCACTTCTGAGCGCCCTTCCAGCGATTACGGAGTTGGTTAGCAAAAGTACAGCTGAGCACTTCATGCGCGGCATTATCGCCGCGGTTGAGGACATGCCGGACCCACGCCAGCTCGACTTTAAGATGTTTGAGCCCGCGCTTCGAGCATCCGCCGAGGTGAGGGACTTTCTACTTGATCGCCTTGAGGTTTCTGAGCGTCAGGAGGGCGTAAGAGCCGACATCATTCGTGCAGCGCAAATTGTCGACGGGAATCGAGGAAAGGAGGACGATCTCGTCCGCCTGCTCGCCCGCGTCCACGCGCTGCAGGCGTTCGTCGGCACGCCCGATGGCGCGAACCTGCTCGCCGGGTACAAGCGTGCGGCGAATATTCTGAAGAAGGAAGGGGTTTCTTCCACCCCTCTCCCATTGGGAGAGGGGCAAGGCGCGCGAGCGCCGCGGGGTGAGGGCGACGGCGAAGCGTCACCCTCACCCGACCTCGCTGCGCTCGGCCACCCTCTCCCGGAGGGAGAGGGCATTAGCTACACCCCCGAACCAGCAGAAGCCGATCTCATCCGCGCACTCGATATGGCCGCCCCCCAGGCAGCATCCGCCGTCGAAGACGAAGACTTCGAAGGCGCGATGGCGGCGTTGGCCACGCTGCGCGCGCCGATCGATGCGTTCTTTGAAGCCGTGACCGTCAACGATCCCGAACCCGCCAAACGTACCGCGCGGCTCGCGCTGCTCGCGCGCGTGCGGGCCGCGGTGCACCAGGTCGCCGACTTTTCCAAGATCGAGGGTTGA
- a CDS encoding TIGR02466 family protein, whose amino-acid sequence MTSRALFATQFYEGQLGDDALLADLEHSCLTLKEDDRAGRAWSKEHGYRGYTSYASLDDLPYRDPAFADLVKKLNRHVAAFAEDCGFELGGRKLKLDSLWVNVLKPGGTHSGHLHPHSAVSGTIYITVPPGAGGLKIEDPRLQMMMAAPPRRSETPGTVGSFVYVTPTDGTILLWESWLRHEVPAGTAKEERISISFNYRW is encoded by the coding sequence ATGACGAGCAGAGCGCTTTTCGCGACGCAATTCTACGAGGGCCAGCTCGGCGACGATGCGCTGCTCGCCGACCTCGAACATTCGTGCCTGACGCTGAAGGAGGACGACCGGGCCGGTCGCGCCTGGTCCAAGGAGCATGGCTATCGCGGCTATACTTCCTACGCCTCGCTCGACGATCTGCCTTACCGCGACCCGGCCTTTGCCGATCTGGTCAAGAAGCTGAACCGACACGTCGCGGCCTTCGCCGAGGATTGCGGATTCGAACTCGGCGGGCGCAAGCTGAAGCTCGACAGCCTGTGGGTCAATGTCTTGAAGCCCGGCGGCACGCATTCCGGCCATCTGCATCCGCATTCGGCGGTGTCGGGCACGATCTATATCACCGTGCCGCCGGGTGCCGGCGGCTTGAAGATAGAGGATCCGCGCCTGCAGATGATGATGGCCGCCCCGCCCCGCCGCAGCGAAACGCCGGGAACCGTCGGCAGCTTCGTGTACGTCACGCCGACCGACGGCACGATTCTATTGTGGGAAAGCTGGCTGCGGCATGAAGTGCCGGCCGGCACGGCCAAGGAAGAACGGATCAGCATCAGCTTCAATTACCGCTGGTAG
- a CDS encoding TraB/GumN family protein — MRSLKFLAGLVGCLTAGASVAQAPAAQTPASVPVATVDADPALWVVKDADTTIYLFGTIHVLKPGLSWFDEAVKNAFDSSQQLVLEMVQPEPAAMQGIIMKAGFTTAGKTLTEKLPAADRAPYLAALAKLDLPAAALDRADPWLAATQLSLIPVLRSGYDVTNGPETVLAAAAKAAGKQITGLETAEHQIGYFDNLPEDLQIKFLASTVKELPKVNETLATMVADWSAGKPDRLGKTLNEGMRETPEIGRVLLAERNVRWADWVAARMAQPGTVFVAVGAGHLAGRDSVIAQLKRRRLQAKRVKY, encoded by the coding sequence TTGCGATCCCTGAAGTTCCTTGCCGGCCTGGTCGGTTGCCTCACCGCCGGCGCATCGGTCGCCCAGGCACCAGCCGCGCAAACCCCGGCGTCGGTGCCGGTCGCCACCGTCGATGCCGATCCCGCTTTGTGGGTGGTGAAGGATGCCGACACCACAATCTACCTGTTCGGCACGATCCATGTGCTGAAGCCCGGGCTCAGCTGGTTCGACGAGGCGGTCAAGAACGCGTTCGATTCCAGCCAGCAATTGGTGCTGGAGATGGTCCAGCCCGAACCGGCGGCGATGCAGGGCATCATCATGAAGGCGGGCTTCACCACTGCGGGCAAGACGCTGACCGAGAAGCTGCCGGCGGCGGATCGAGCGCCCTATCTGGCGGCACTGGCCAAGCTCGACCTGCCCGCGGCCGCACTCGACCGCGCCGATCCGTGGCTGGCGGCGACGCAATTGTCGCTGATCCCGGTACTGCGCTCGGGTTATGACGTGACCAACGGCCCTGAGACGGTGCTGGCCGCGGCGGCCAAGGCGGCGGGCAAGCAGATCACCGGGCTGGAGACGGCGGAGCATCAGATCGGCTATTTCGACAATCTGCCCGAAGACCTGCAGATCAAGTTCCTGGCAAGCACGGTCAAGGAACTGCCCAAGGTCAACGAAACGCTGGCGACGATGGTGGCAGATTGGTCGGCGGGCAAGCCGGATCGGCTGGGCAAGACGCTGAACGAAGGCATGCGCGAGACGCCGGAGATCGGCCGCGTGTTGCTCGCCGAACGCAACGTGCGCTGGGCAGATTGGGTGGCGGCGCGGATGGCGCAGCCGGGCACCGTCTTCGTCGCGGTCGGGGCCGGGCATCTGGCGGGCAGGGACAGCGTGATCGCGCAGCTCAAGCGCCGCCGATTGCAGGCCAAGCGGGTCAAATACTGA
- the ppdK gene encoding pyruvate, phosphate dikinase has translation MTQYVYRFGGGVSDGGKGDRNLLGGKGANLAEMASIGLPVPPGFTISTEFCDVYYQEGRAFPQGLRDEVATGIAHIEGVTGKKFGDNADPLLVSVRSGARASMPGMMDTVLNLGLNDQTVQGLAETSGDARFAWDSYRRFIQMYADVVLELDHAAFEDALEIAKEDNDYYLDTDLTAEDLQKLVAEYKILVEQQWNKPFPQDVHDQLWGAVGAVFGSWQSERAKVYRRLNDIPAAWGTAVNIQAMVFGNMGETSATGVAFTRDPAKGDRAYYGEFLINAQGEDVVAGIRTPQYLTVAAREAAGAKPASMEEAMPEVYGELARVFDLLETHYRDMQDIEFTVQQGKLWMLQTRSGKRTAKAALKIAVDMAEEGLITREEAVARVDPQALDQLLHPTLDPSAKRDVLTKGLPASPGAASGMAVFDSDTAEKRAAAGESVILIRTETSPEDIHGMHAAKGILTARGGMTSHAAVVARGMGRPCVSGAGTISIDAKAGVMRVAGREIHAGDIVTIDGSTGEVMAGAVPTVLPELSGDFGTLMAWADGVRRLKVRANAETPLDARVAREFGAEGIGLCRTEHMFFDAERITNVRQMILAEDEAGRRVALEKLLPEQRSDFVELFEVMAGLPVTIRLLDPPLHEFLPHEEAEFAEVATAAGVDVEVLKRRAAELHEFNPMLGHRGCRLGVTYPEIYEMQARAIFEAAIEVAVKSGAAPIPEVMIPLVGTRRELELMKQVVDKAAAAVFADKGREIEYLVGTMIELPRACLMAGEIAEVGAFFSFGTNDLTQTTLGVSRDDAARFLTAYVERGIYAKDPFVSLDVEGVGQLIELAAERGRASRPGIKLGICGEHGGDPASIAFCEKVGLDYVSASPYRVPIARLAAAQAALAKA, from the coding sequence ATGACGCAGTACGTATATCGTTTCGGTGGCGGCGTTTCGGATGGTGGCAAGGGCGACCGCAACCTGCTCGGCGGTAAGGGCGCGAACCTGGCGGAAATGGCCTCGATCGGCCTGCCCGTGCCGCCGGGCTTCACCATCTCGACCGAATTCTGCGACGTCTACTACCAGGAGGGCCGCGCCTTCCCGCAAGGGCTGCGTGACGAAGTCGCCACCGGCATCGCGCATATCGAGGGCGTCACCGGCAAGAAGTTCGGCGACAATGCCGATCCGTTGCTCGTCTCGGTCCGCAGTGGCGCGCGCGCCTCGATGCCGGGCATGATGGATACCGTGCTCAATCTCGGCCTCAACGACCAGACCGTGCAGGGCCTGGCGGAAACCTCCGGCGACGCTCGCTTCGCGTGGGATAGCTATCGCCGCTTCATCCAGATGTATGCCGATGTCGTGCTCGAGCTCGATCACGCCGCGTTCGAGGATGCGCTGGAGATCGCCAAGGAAGATAACGACTATTATCTCGACACGGATCTCACCGCCGAGGACCTGCAGAAGCTCGTCGCCGAGTATAAGATCCTGGTCGAGCAGCAGTGGAACAAGCCGTTCCCGCAGGACGTGCACGATCAATTGTGGGGCGCGGTCGGCGCGGTGTTCGGTTCATGGCAGTCGGAGCGCGCGAAAGTCTATCGCCGACTCAACGACATTCCCGCCGCCTGGGGCACCGCGGTCAACATTCAGGCGATGGTGTTCGGCAATATGGGCGAGACCAGCGCCACCGGCGTCGCCTTCACCCGCGATCCCGCCAAGGGTGACCGCGCGTATTACGGCGAGTTCCTGATCAACGCGCAGGGCGAAGACGTCGTCGCCGGCATCCGCACCCCGCAATATCTGACGGTCGCGGCGCGCGAGGCAGCAGGCGCCAAGCCCGCCTCGATGGAAGAGGCGATGCCCGAAGTATATGGCGAGCTCGCCCGTGTGTTCGACCTGCTCGAGACGCATTACCGCGACATGCAGGACATCGAGTTCACCGTGCAGCAGGGCAAGCTGTGGATGCTGCAGACCCGCAGCGGCAAGCGCACCGCCAAGGCCGCGCTCAAGATCGCCGTCGACATGGCCGAGGAGGGCCTGATCACGCGCGAGGAAGCCGTCGCACGTGTCGACCCGCAGGCACTCGATCAACTGCTCCACCCGACGCTCGACCCGTCGGCCAAGCGCGACGTGCTCACCAAGGGCCTGCCGGCCTCGCCCGGCGCCGCCTCGGGCATGGCGGTGTTCGACAGCGACACCGCCGAGAAGCGCGCCGCCGCGGGTGAGAGCGTCATCCTGATCCGCACCGAAACCAGCCCTGAGGACATTCACGGCATGCACGCCGCCAAGGGCATCCTCACCGCACGCGGCGGCATGACCAGCCACGCCGCGGTTGTCGCGCGCGGCATGGGCCGTCCGTGCGTCTCGGGCGCCGGCACGATCTCGATCGACGCCAAGGCCGGCGTGATGCGCGTCGCCGGTCGGGAGATCCATGCCGGCGACATCGTCACGATCGACGGCTCGACCGGCGAAGTGATGGCCGGCGCGGTGCCGACGGTGCTGCCCGAACTGTCGGGCGATTTCGGCACGCTGATGGCCTGGGCTGACGGCGTCCGCCGCCTCAAGGTGCGCGCCAATGCCGAGACGCCGCTCGACGCCCGCGTCGCCCGCGAATTCGGCGCCGAGGGCATTGGCCTGTGCCGCACCGAGCACATGTTCTTCGATGCCGAGCGCATCACCAACGTGCGTCAGATGATCCTCGCCGAAGACGAAGCCGGCCGCCGCGTCGCGCTGGAGAAACTACTCCCCGAACAGCGCAGCGATTTCGTCGAGCTGTTCGAGGTGATGGCCGGCTTGCCCGTCACGATTCGCCTGCTCGATCCGCCGCTGCACGAATTCTTGCCGCACGAGGAAGCCGAATTCGCCGAAGTGGCGACGGCGGCAGGGGTTGACGTCGAGGTGTTGAAGCGCCGCGCGGCGGAGCTTCACGAGTTCAACCCGATGCTCGGCCATCGCGGCTGCCGCTTGGGCGTGACGTATCCCGAGATCTACGAGATGCAGGCTAGGGCGATCTTCGAGGCGGCGATCGAAGTGGCGGTAAAATCCGGCGCCGCGCCGATCCCCGAAGTGATGATCCCGCTGGTCGGCACGCGGCGTGAGCTGGAGCTGATGAAGCAGGTCGTCGACAAGGCGGCCGCGGCCGTGTTCGCGGATAAGGGCCGCGAGATCGAGTATCTCGTCGGCACGATGATCGAGCTGCCGCGCGCGTGCCTGATGGCCGGCGAGATCGCGGAGGTCGGGGCGTTCTTCAGCTTCGGCACCAACGATCTGACCCAGACCACCTTGGGCGTATCGCGCGACGACGCCGCCCGCTTCCTGACCGCCTATGTCGAGCGTGGCATCTACGCCAAGGACCCGTTCGTCAGCCTCGACGTCGAGGGTGTCGGGCAGTTGATCGAGCTGGCGGCGGAGCGGGGCAGGGCGTCGCGCCCTGGCATCAAGCTCGGCATCTGCGGCGAACATGGTGGCGATCCGGCCAGCATCGCGTTCTGCGAGAAGGTCGGGCTCGATTACGTGTCGGCCTCGCCTTACCGCGTGCCGATCGCTCGCCTGGCCGCGGCACAGGCCGCGTTGGCGAAGGCGTAG
- a CDS encoding 50S ribosomal protein L25/general stress protein Ctc, with translation MSEQLTLAAETRGQVGKGASRSLRREGRVPAVIYGNKQEPVSIHLEEKALMRALMTGHFMNSTVMIDVGGTPMLTLPKDVSFHVVTERPLHVDFLRIGEHTTVHVSVPVVFTDEEESNGLTTGNGVLNVVMHEIELVCDASAIPGEISISLAGREIGDSIHISNITLPQGVEPAITDRDFTIATIVPPTVPTVEDEELDAAVAESNAEAAAEAEAEAADGDADTAEDEDKGE, from the coding sequence ATGAGCGAACAATTGACGCTCGCAGCCGAGACGCGTGGACAGGTTGGCAAGGGAGCCTCCCGTTCGCTGCGTCGCGAAGGCCGCGTACCCGCCGTAATCTACGGCAACAAGCAAGAACCCGTCTCGATCCATCTCGAGGAAAAGGCGCTGATGCGCGCCCTGATGACCGGGCATTTCATGAATTCCACGGTGATGATCGATGTCGGCGGCACGCCGATGCTGACGCTGCCGAAGGACGTATCGTTCCACGTCGTGACCGAGCGCCCGCTCCACGTCGATTTCCTGCGCATCGGCGAGCACACCACGGTGCACGTCTCGGTGCCGGTCGTGTTCACCGACGAGGAAGAATCGAACGGCCTGACCACCGGCAACGGCGTGCTGAACGTCGTGATGCACGAGATCGAACTGGTCTGCGACGCGTCGGCCATTCCGGGCGAGATCAGCATCTCGCTGGCGGGTCGTGAGATCGGCGATTCGATCCACATCTCGAACATCACCCTGCCGCAGGGCGTCGAGCCGGCGATCACCGACCGCGACTTCACCATAGCGACGATCGTGCCGCCGACCGTGCCGACGGTCGAGGACGAAGAGCTGGATGCCGCAGTGGCCGAGTCGAACGCCGAAGCCGCTGCCGAAGCAGAGGCTGAAGCCGCCGATGGCGATGCTGACACTGCCGAAGACGAAGACAAGGGCGAATAA
- a CDS encoding glycine--tRNA ligase subunit alpha: protein MILKLHDYWSERGCLILQPYDMEMGAGTFHTATTLRALGPEPWNAAFVQPCRRPTDGRYGENPNRLQHYYQYQVILKPSPSDLQELYLGSLAAIGIDFTKHDIRFVEDDWESPTLGAWGLGWEVWCDGMEVTQFTYFQQMGGFDCKPVAGELTYGLERLAMYIQDKDSVYDLAFNDAGVSYGDVFLENEKQMSKWNFEIADTDALFDLFRKHVAECENSLEAKLPIPAYEQAIKASHVFNLLQARGVISVAERQAYMGRVRDLAKGSCQAWIEGNTPTWQAKYPGWTA from the coding sequence ATGATCCTCAAGCTCCATGACTATTGGAGCGAACGCGGCTGCCTGATCCTCCAGCCCTATGACATGGAAATGGGTGCCGGCACGTTCCACACTGCGACAACGCTGCGTGCATTGGGCCCTGAGCCGTGGAATGCCGCCTTCGTCCAGCCGTGCCGCCGCCCCACCGATGGCCGCTACGGCGAGAACCCCAACCGGCTGCAGCATTATTACCAGTATCAGGTGATCCTGAAGCCCAGCCCGTCCGACCTGCAGGAATTGTATCTCGGCAGCCTCGCCGCGATCGGCATCGATTTCACCAAGCATGACATCCGCTTTGTCGAGGACGATTGGGAAAGCCCCACGCTCGGCGCCTGGGGGCTGGGCTGGGAAGTGTGGTGCGACGGCATGGAAGTCACGCAGTTCACCTATTTCCAGCAGATGGGCGGCTTCGATTGCAAGCCGGTGGCGGGCGAACTGACCTACGGGCTGGAGCGGCTGGCGATGTATATTCAGGACAAGGACAGCGTGTACGATCTCGCGTTCAATGATGCGGGCGTCAGTTACGGCGACGTCTTCCTCGAGAATGAGAAGCAGATGTCGAAATGGAATTTCGAGATCGCCGACACCGATGCGTTGTTCGATCTGTTCCGCAAGCATGTCGCCGAATGCGAGAACTCGCTGGAGGCCAAGCTGCCGATCCCGGCATACGAGCAGGCGATCAAGGCCAGCCACGTGTTCAACCTGCTGCAGGCGCGCGGCGTGATCTCGGTCGCCGAACGCCAGGCCTATATGGGCCGCGTCCGCGATCTCGCGAAAGGCAGCTGCCAGGCCTGGATCGAAGGCAACACGCCCACCTGGCAAGCAAAGTATCCGGGGTGGACGGCATGA